The DNA window CCTGTCCCCATGAGAGTCCTCATCGTCGACGATGAACGTCTGGCCCGCGCGGAGCTGCGCCGCCTGCTCGCCGCATACCCGGACGTCGAGGTGGTGGGCGAGGCCACCCACGTGGAGCAGGCACGACAACAGGTGGAGGCACTGACTCCGGACCTGCTGCTGCTCGACATCCAGATGCCCGGTGGCACGGGCTTCGACGTCCTGGAGCAGTTGGACGAGCCTCCCGATGTCATCTTCACCACCGCGTACGATGCCCATGCAGTGCGCGCCTTCTCCGTCAACGCGCTCGACTACCTGCTCAAGCCCATCGAGGCGGAGCGGCTCGCCGAGTCCCTGGAGCGGGTGCGCCAGCGAGGCCACGCACAGCGCGCCTCCGAGCCCTCCCGCCCCACGGGCACACCCCTGGAGCGAGTCTTCGTGCGGGACGGAGAGCGCTGCTGGTTGGTGCAGCTCGCCCAGGTGCCGCTCATCAGCTCCGAGGGCAACTACTCCCGACTGCACCTGCCAGGACATCAGCCCCTGCTGCTGCGTTCGCTGAGCTACCTGGAAGAGAAGCTGGACCCGGCGCGCTTCTTCCGCGCCAGCCGTCAGCACCTCATCAACCTCGACTTCGTCGAGACGTTGGAGCCGGGCCCAGGAGGCACGCTGGTGGCGCGCCTGCGAGGTGGACCGGAGGTGGAGATGTCTCGGCGCCAGTCCCTGCGTTTCCGCGAGCGGATGAGCCTCTGAGTCAGTTCGCGCCGCGCTGACGCTTGGGCACTTTTCCAGAGGTCAACACGGTGTCCACCGCGGCCACGCTGCTGCGGCGGCGCGACTGGCGCACACGCTCTTCCATCTTCTCGTAGTGCTTGAGGCGCGCGAGCATGTGCG is part of the Myxococcus landrumus genome and encodes:
- a CDS encoding LytR/AlgR family response regulator transcription factor — translated: MRVLIVDDERLARAELRRLLAAYPDVEVVGEATHVEQARQQVEALTPDLLLLDIQMPGGTGFDVLEQLDEPPDVIFTTAYDAHAVRAFSVNALDYLLKPIEAERLAESLERVRQRGHAQRASEPSRPTGTPLERVFVRDGERCWLVQLAQVPLISSEGNYSRLHLPGHQPLLLRSLSYLEEKLDPARFFRASRQHLINLDFVETLEPGPGGTLVARLRGGPEVEMSRRQSLRFRERMSL